One part of the Desulfovibrio sp. TomC genome encodes these proteins:
- a CDS encoding hydantoinase B/oxoprolinase family protein — protein sequence MNITPITLEVFKNKFASVAEEMGVALTRTAYSPNIKERRDFSCAVFNAAGDMVAQAAHIPVHLGSMPLSVRAAIDAVDMAPGDMVMLNDPFKGGTHLPDITLVAPVYAGGDAPLFYVASRAHHADVGGMAAGSMPLSTSIYQEGLIIPPLKVVAGGEIVADVMALFLANVRTPQERQGDFTAQIMANRTGVVRLEALVAAHGPDAMANMAGALLDYAERLMAAAITAIPDGTYTAEDSLDDDGAGGGEVAVRLTLAIEGGEAELDFRASDPQSGGCVNAVRAIAVSAALYVFRALAGEAVPANAGCLRPLTIRTKPGTVVDALPPAAVAGGNVETSQRIVDVILRALAPALPQRIPAASQGTMNNLTMGGVDPRSRTAFTYYETLAGGAGADASGNGQSAVHSHMTNTLNTPIEALEYAYPLRVVRYALRHGSGGAGRHTGGEGLVREIEALGAMEATVLSDRRLHGPWGLDGGGEGAAGVNVVTRRTGEMVMPGKFHVRLRPGDRLRIETPGGGGFGRAS from the coding sequence ATGAACATCACCCCCATCACGCTTGAAGTTTTCAAAAACAAATTCGCTTCGGTGGCCGAGGAAATGGGCGTCGCCCTGACCCGGACCGCGTATTCCCCCAATATCAAAGAACGCCGCGATTTTTCCTGCGCCGTGTTCAATGCCGCTGGCGACATGGTGGCCCAGGCCGCCCACATCCCGGTGCATCTCGGCTCCATGCCGCTGTCGGTGCGCGCCGCCATAGACGCCGTGGACATGGCCCCGGGCGATATGGTCATGTTAAACGATCCCTTTAAGGGCGGCACCCATCTGCCCGACATAACGCTGGTGGCCCCGGTCTATGCCGGGGGCGACGCGCCGCTTTTTTACGTGGCCAGCCGCGCCCACCACGCCGACGTCGGCGGCATGGCCGCCGGCTCCATGCCGCTTTCCACCTCGATCTATCAGGAAGGCCTGATCATACCGCCGCTCAAAGTGGTGGCCGGGGGCGAAATCGTGGCCGACGTCATGGCCCTTTTTCTGGCCAACGTGCGCACGCCGCAAGAGCGGCAAGGTGATTTCACCGCCCAGATCATGGCCAACCGCACCGGGGTCGTCCGCCTGGAAGCCCTGGTCGCCGCCCACGGCCCGGACGCCATGGCCAACATGGCCGGGGCGCTGCTCGATTATGCCGAGCGGCTCATGGCCGCCGCCATAACCGCCATACCCGACGGAACGTATACGGCCGAGGACAGCCTGGATGACGACGGGGCCGGCGGCGGGGAAGTGGCTGTGCGCCTGACGCTCGCCATCGAAGGCGGCGAGGCCGAGCTGGATTTTCGGGCCAGCGACCCCCAGTCCGGCGGCTGCGTCAATGCCGTGCGGGCCATAGCCGTCTCTGCCGCGCTCTACGTGTTTCGCGCCCTGGCCGGCGAGGCCGTGCCGGCCAATGCCGGCTGCCTGCGCCCGCTGACCATACGCACCAAGCCGGGAACCGTGGTGGATGCGCTGCCCCCGGCGGCCGTGGCCGGCGGCAACGTCGAAACCTCCCAGCGCATCGTGGACGTGATCCTGCGCGCCCTGGCCCCGGCCCTGCCGCAGCGCATACCGGCGGCCTCCCAGGGCACCATGAACAACCTGACCATGGGCGGGGTCGATCCGCGAAGCAGGACTGCCTTCACCTATTATGAAACCCTGGCCGGCGGGGCCGGAGCGGATGCGAGCGGCAATGGGCAATCGGCCGTCCATTCCCACATGACCAATACCCTCAACACCCCCATTGAGGCCCTGGAATATGCCTATCCGCTGCGGGTTGTGCGCTACGCCCTGCGGCACGGTTCCGGCGGGGCCGGACGGCATACCGGCGGCGAGGGGCTGGTGCGCGAGATTGAGGCTCTGGGGGCCATGGAGGCGACGGTGCTTTCAGATCGGCGGCTGCACGGGCCATGGGGCCTGGACGGCGGCGGCGAAGGGGCGGCGGGCGTCAATGTTGTGACGCGCCGGACCGGCGAGATGGTCATGCCGGGCAAATTTCACGTGCGGCTGCGCCCGGGCGACCGGCTGCGCATCGAAACGCCGGGCGGCGGGGGATTTGGCCGCGCATCCTGA
- the tig gene encoding trigger factor — protein MEYTVTQISPVKTQVTVSVPAEEATAALSTAVALFRSKADIKGFRKGKVPSSVIEQRFKKEVVGEATTDLINVHINEIMGELKLSPLSGLDVSEAALAKGEPLEYTFSFEHAPEFELPEYKGQAIEEEEVVVSDADINSVIERVRKNLAEVAPISDNRTPADGDVVSVTFEAFENGQAIPGVRAENFEMTLGEGQSLAEFEALVKTIPAGSEGEGEITFPADFINTDLAGRTVTMKVAVHVIKVRTLPPVDDELAKKAGNFEDLDKMREAITMSYKKSREDLHRSSAQKKLIDTLLAAVDFPLPPTTVEQQLGQMVQEFVTQLERRGKSLESTGKSLADVEVEMKPQAEELVKTQIFLSAVAAKEELAVTPQEMDAFFYRLSTQVGQDVVLLKRYYEDNGMMIMVRDKLLCDKAADLIYASALVTKVAPTESAADAEATA, from the coding sequence TTGGAATATACCGTCACTCAGATTTCCCCTGTTAAAACGCAGGTTACCGTGAGCGTTCCGGCCGAAGAAGCCACCGCCGCCCTGTCCACCGCCGTAGCGCTTTTTCGCTCCAAGGCCGACATAAAGGGCTTTCGCAAAGGCAAAGTGCCGTCGAGCGTCATCGAACAGCGTTTCAAGAAGGAAGTCGTCGGCGAAGCCACTACCGACCTCATTAACGTCCATATCAACGAGATCATGGGCGAACTGAAGCTCTCCCCGTTGTCGGGGCTGGACGTGAGCGAGGCCGCCCTGGCCAAGGGCGAACCGCTGGAATACACCTTCAGCTTCGAGCACGCCCCGGAATTCGAACTGCCCGAATACAAGGGCCAGGCCATTGAGGAAGAGGAAGTCGTCGTCTCCGACGCCGACATCAATTCCGTCATCGAACGCGTGCGCAAGAATCTGGCCGAAGTCGCGCCCATAAGCGACAATCGCACCCCGGCCGACGGAGATGTGGTCTCCGTCACCTTCGAGGCCTTTGAAAACGGCCAGGCCATTCCCGGCGTGCGGGCTGAGAATTTCGAGATGACGCTCGGCGAGGGCCAGTCCCTGGCCGAGTTCGAAGCCCTGGTCAAAACCATCCCAGCCGGTTCCGAAGGCGAGGGTGAGATCACGTTCCCGGCCGATTTCATCAATACCGATCTGGCCGGCCGCACCGTGACCATGAAGGTCGCCGTCCATGTCATCAAGGTCCGCACCCTGCCGCCGGTCGACGACGAGCTGGCCAAGAAGGCCGGCAACTTCGAAGACCTGGACAAGATGCGCGAAGCCATTACCATGTCCTACAAGAAATCGCGCGAGGACCTGCACCGCTCGTCGGCCCAGAAGAAGCTGATCGACACATTGCTGGCTGCCGTTGATTTCCCGCTGCCGCCGACCACCGTCGAACAGCAGCTTGGCCAGATGGTTCAGGAGTTCGTCACCCAGTTGGAGCGCCGGGGCAAGAGCCTGGAGTCCACGGGCAAGTCCCTGGCCGATGTCGAAGTCGAGATGAAGCCCCAGGCCGAGGAGCTGGTCAAGACCCAGATTTTCCTCTCGGCTGTGGCTGCCAAGGAAGAACTTGCCGTCACCCCCCAGGAGATGGATGCGTTTTTCTACCGCCTCTCGACCCAGGTCGGACAGGACGTCGTGTTGCTCAAGCGCTACTACGAGGACAACGGCATGATGATCATGGTGCGCGACAAGCTCTTGTGCGACAAGGCCGCCGACCTGATCTACGCCAGCGCCCTGGTGACCAAGGTTGCTCCGACCGAATCGGCCGCCGATGCCGAGGCGACTGCCTAG
- a CDS encoding M23 family metallopeptidase: MRIRKPFKKRGTTGPIFWFVALGLLASPLAVAGFAGYYLFLKDAEKPRVTITPEAEATSVKRPFVLAASDDQSGIRSVTVSVAQGQRRVDVLRKVYDPPRDHVSERFSLESSELRGGTFEMQAAAFDGSHANLGAGNAARISKRMLLDPVPPTIKALTPANYLRQGGAGLVVYEVNKDVARSGVVVGDKFYPGYKQKSGQYVCLFPFPSEIDPDAYKPRLFVEDAAGNEKTGFFVNMAIKRRFREERVDITDEFLAARLPAFAGLFPQVRDPVERFKKLNSELRQQNAAVIASLSAKSGPEPLWEGGFIYLPRSIVRGSFGAQRVYVANGQEIGRDVSDGIGLASVPGAQVPAANSGKVVFAGPLGVYGNTVVIDHGLGLTTVYASLSSVAVAVGDAVKKGDPVGATGTTGLTPGDQVLFAVYLSGQPVIPIEWWDGHWIEDNVTTKMRRYAAETPQQ; this comes from the coding sequence ATGCGCATCAGAAAGCCGTTTAAAAAACGAGGCACAACCGGTCCGATATTCTGGTTTGTCGCTCTGGGATTGCTCGCATCCCCGTTGGCCGTCGCCGGTTTTGCCGGCTACTATCTGTTTCTCAAGGACGCCGAAAAGCCGCGGGTGACGATAACACCCGAGGCCGAGGCCACGTCCGTGAAGCGTCCCTTTGTGCTCGCCGCTTCCGACGACCAGTCCGGCATCCGCTCGGTCACCGTGTCCGTTGCCCAGGGCCAGCGTCGGGTGGATGTCCTGCGCAAGGTCTATGATCCACCCCGCGACCATGTTTCCGAACGTTTCTCGCTGGAATCCTCGGAGTTGCGCGGCGGGACCTTCGAGATGCAGGCCGCCGCCTTCGACGGCTCCCATGCCAACCTCGGCGCCGGCAACGCCGCCCGCATTTCCAAGCGGATGCTTCTTGATCCCGTTCCCCCGACCATCAAAGCCCTCACGCCGGCCAATTACCTGCGCCAAGGGGGGGCCGGTCTGGTCGTTTACGAGGTGAACAAGGACGTTGCCCGCAGCGGGGTGGTGGTGGGCGACAAGTTCTATCCGGGCTACAAGCAAAAAAGCGGCCAATACGTTTGCCTCTTTCCCTTCCCGAGCGAAATAGACCCCGATGCCTACAAGCCCAGGCTTTTTGTCGAGGATGCTGCCGGCAACGAAAAAACCGGATTTTTCGTCAATATGGCCATTAAGCGGCGATTTCGTGAGGAGCGGGTGGACATCACCGACGAGTTCCTGGCGGCCCGCCTGCCGGCCTTTGCCGGTCTGTTCCCCCAGGTGCGCGACCCCGTTGAACGTTTTAAAAAATTAAACAGCGAACTGCGCCAGCAAAATGCCGCAGTGATTGCCTCTCTTTCCGCCAAGTCCGGGCCGGAGCCGCTCTGGGAGGGCGGGTTTATCTATCTGCCCCGATCGATCGTGCGCGGCTCGTTTGGGGCGCAACGGGTCTATGTCGCCAATGGTCAGGAGATCGGTCGGGACGTAAGCGACGGCATTGGTCTTGCCTCTGTTCCCGGAGCCCAGGTTCCGGCGGCCAATTCCGGCAAGGTCGTTTTTGCCGGACCGCTCGGCGTTTACGGCAACACGGTGGTCATCGACCATGGCCTGGGCCTGACCACGGTGTATGCCAGCCTGTCCTCGGTGGCCGTGGCTGTGGGCGACGCCGTCAAAAAGGGTGATCCGGTGGGGGCGACCGGCACAACGGGACTGACCCCGGGCGATCAGGTGCTCTTTGCCGTGTATCTCTCCGGCCAGCCGGTCATTCCCATCGAATGGTGGGACGGCCACTGGATCGAGGACAATGTGACAACGAAAATGCGGCGCTATGCCGCCGAGACCCCGCAGCAGTAA
- a CDS encoding hydantoinase/oxoprolinase family protein, translating to MAVVGVDTGGTFTDIICRTEQGFVVVKLPSSPDNPSRAILDGLGRLTLAPRQVMHGSTVATNALLERRGAVTAFVANAGFEDIIALGRQDRVELYDLASRKEPCLVPEALRFGAPGRVSAEGRVIEELTPEAARDLALRVAAAGADSVAVCLLFSFLKPEHELLLGEALSEVGLAVSLSSDILAEFREYERAATTVVNAYVAPAMRTYLGDLATELPDGTDLCVMQSSGGLISAETARREPVRTVLSGPAGGVVAALAVGKAAGFDRLITFDMGGTSTDVSLLDGSLSMAAETVLAGMPIKTPMLDIHTVGAGGGSLAAIDAGGALRVGPQSAGAVPGPACYGRGEGLTVTDANLFLGRLAADHFLGGAMPLFPERLPELFAALGASVGLSAIEAAEGVVAVAESAMERAIRVISVERGHDPADFALLSYGGAGGLHAVSLARLLGVGTVVVPQHPGLFSALGMLMADVVRDFSETVMAASDKTDLIEVAGLFGTLETRARQTMAEEAPGARIVLERQLDMRYKGQSHELSIRFVADPFLAFHNRHEAIFGFKHPKAVIEIVTLRIRARVITDKPGLTEAEHLVAAVPAAAQIGERPLIWRGRELAAMWYDREKLLPGNRFDGPALVAETSATTFVPPRASAHVDAFGNIVIATGGQA from the coding sequence ATGGCCGTTGTCGGCGTTGATACCGGCGGCACGTTTACCGATATTATCTGTCGGACGGAGCAGGGCTTTGTCGTGGTCAAACTGCCCTCCAGTCCGGACAACCCCTCAAGAGCCATCCTGGACGGCCTTGGCCGTCTGACCCTGGCTCCCAGGCAGGTCATGCACGGCTCCACCGTGGCCACCAATGCTCTGCTCGAACGCCGGGGTGCGGTAACGGCTTTTGTGGCCAATGCCGGGTTCGAGGACATCATCGCCCTTGGTCGCCAGGACCGTGTCGAGTTGTATGATCTGGCCAGCCGCAAGGAACCGTGTCTGGTGCCTGAGGCGCTGCGTTTCGGCGCTCCGGGTCGGGTGAGCGCCGAGGGCCGCGTCATTGAAGAGCTGACGCCTGAGGCTGCCCGGGATCTGGCCCTGCGTGTGGCGGCGGCCGGAGCGGACTCCGTGGCTGTCTGCCTGCTTTTTTCCTTCCTGAAGCCGGAACACGAGTTGCTGCTAGGCGAAGCCCTGTCTGAAGTCGGGCTTGCCGTCTCGCTTTCTTCCGACATCCTGGCCGAATTTCGCGAGTATGAGCGCGCCGCCACCACGGTGGTCAACGCCTATGTTGCGCCGGCCATGCGCACCTATCTGGGTGATCTGGCCACCGAGCTGCCGGATGGAACGGACCTTTGCGTCATGCAGTCCAGCGGCGGGCTCATTTCCGCTGAGACCGCCCGGCGCGAGCCGGTGCGCACCGTGCTTTCCGGTCCGGCCGGCGGGGTTGTGGCCGCTTTGGCCGTGGGCAAGGCGGCCGGTTTTGACCGGCTCATCACCTTTGACATGGGCGGCACCTCCACGGACGTGTCGCTGCTCGACGGCAGCCTGTCCATGGCCGCCGAGACGGTGCTGGCCGGCATGCCCATCAAAACCCCCATGCTCGACATTCACACGGTCGGGGCTGGCGGCGGGTCGCTGGCGGCCATTGATGCCGGCGGGGCGCTTCGGGTCGGGCCGCAAAGCGCCGGGGCTGTGCCCGGTCCGGCCTGCTACGGCCGGGGCGAGGGCTTGACCGTCACTGACGCCAACCTGTTTTTGGGGCGCCTGGCTGCGGATCACTTCCTGGGCGGAGCCATGCCGCTTTTCCCGGAGCGGTTGCCGGAGTTGTTTGCGGCGCTTGGCGCTTCGGTCGGGCTTTCGGCCATTGAGGCCGCCGAGGGGGTCGTGGCCGTGGCCGAGTCGGCCATGGAGCGGGCCATTCGGGTCATCTCGGTCGAGCGTGGCCATGATCCGGCCGATTTTGCCTTGCTGTCCTACGGCGGGGCCGGCGGGCTGCATGCCGTGTCCCTGGCCCGGCTCCTTGGCGTGGGAACCGTGGTCGTGCCGCAGCATCCCGGGCTTTTTTCCGCCCTGGGCATGCTTATGGCCGATGTTGTCCGGGATTTTTCCGAGACGGTTATGGCCGCCTCCGACAAGACCGATCTTATCGAGGTGGCCGGGCTTTTCGGCACGCTCGAAACCCGGGCCAGGCAGACCATGGCCGAGGAAGCGCCCGGGGCGCGCATTGTCCTCGAACGCCAGCTCGACATGCGCTACAAGGGGCAGTCCCACGAGCTGTCCATCCGTTTCGTGGCCGATCCATTCCTGGCTTTCCACAACCGCCACGAGGCCATCTTCGGTTTCAAACATCCCAAGGCCGTCATCGAGATTGTGACGTTGCGCATCCGGGCCAGGGTCATCACCGACAAGCCGGGACTGACCGAGGCCGAGCATCTGGTTGCTGCCGTGCCGGCTGCCGCACAGATCGGCGAGCGTCCGCTCATCTGGCGCGGCCGGGAGCTGGCCGCCATGTGGTATGACCGGGAGAAGCTTCTGCCCGGCAACCGCTTTGACGGCCCGGCCCTTGTGGCCGAGACCTCGGCCACGACCTTTGTGCCGCCGCGCGCGTCGGCCCACGTGGACGCCTTTGGCAATATCGTTATCGCCACGGGCGGACAGGCCTAG
- the icd gene encoding NADP-dependent isocitrate dehydrogenase produces the protein MEKTVFWIEGDGIGPDVWAAGRPVLDAAVAKAYGADRKLVWKELLAGEKAFKETGDYLPQATVDALSTAELAFKGPLGTPVGGGFRSLNVTLRQVLDLYACIRPIRYFKGIESPVKRPDLVDMIIFRENTEDVYAGIEYASGTPEAKRLIAFLCDELGAKVDITAGIGIKPITPAGSKRLVRKAIQHAVAHKLPSVTLVHKGNIMKYTEGAFRACGYEVAATEFADACMTEQDAAAGGTKPIVVKDRIADNMFQVALMRPQDYSVIATTNLNGDYISDALAAQVGGLGLAPGVNMSEKLAFFEPTHGTAPNIAGKDKANPGSLVLSGAMLLEHLGWHEAAKLIHDAMDKTISNKKVTVDLADQIPGAVTVGCAAFGELLGNNL, from the coding sequence ATGGAAAAGACGGTATTTTGGATTGAAGGCGACGGCATCGGCCCGGATGTCTGGGCGGCCGGACGACCGGTTCTTGATGCGGCCGTGGCCAAGGCCTACGGCGCGGATCGCAAGCTTGTGTGGAAGGAACTGCTCGCCGGCGAGAAAGCCTTCAAGGAAACCGGGGATTATCTGCCCCAGGCCACCGTCGACGCCCTGAGCACGGCCGAACTCGCCTTCAAGGGTCCGCTGGGCACCCCCGTCGGGGGCGGCTTTCGCAGCTTAAACGTCACCCTGCGTCAGGTCCTGGACCTCTATGCCTGCATCCGGCCCATTCGCTATTTCAAGGGCATCGAGTCCCCGGTCAAGCGTCCGGACCTTGTGGACATGATCATTTTCCGGGAAAACACCGAAGACGTCTACGCCGGCATCGAATATGCCTCCGGCACGCCCGAGGCCAAGCGCCTGATCGCCTTTTTGTGCGATGAGCTTGGGGCCAAGGTGGACATCACGGCCGGCATCGGCATCAAGCCCATCACTCCGGCCGGCTCCAAGCGGCTCGTGCGCAAGGCCATCCAGCACGCGGTGGCCCACAAGCTGCCAAGCGTCACCCTGGTCCACAAGGGCAACATCATGAAGTACACCGAAGGCGCTTTTCGGGCCTGCGGGTATGAAGTGGCGGCCACGGAATTTGCCGATGCCTGCATGACCGAACAGGACGCCGCTGCCGGCGGGACCAAGCCCATCGTGGTCAAGGACCGTATTGCCGACAATATGTTCCAGGTGGCGCTCATGCGGCCCCAGGACTATTCGGTTATCGCCACCACCAATCTCAACGGCGACTACATCTCCGACGCCCTGGCCGCCCAGGTTGGCGGGCTGGGACTGGCTCCCGGCGTCAACATGAGCGAAAAGCTGGCCTTTTTCGAGCCGACCCACGGCACCGCCCCGAACATTGCCGGCAAAGACAAGGCCAACCCCGGCAGCCTGGTGTTGAGCGGCGCAATGCTGCTTGAGCACCTTGGCTGGCACGAGGCTGCCAAGCTCATCCACGACGCCATGGACAAGACCATCAGCAACAAAAAAGTCACCGTGGATCTGGCCGATCAGATTCCGGGAGCCGTTACCGTCGGTTGCGCCGCCTTTGGCGAACTGTTGGGCAACAACCTCTAA